A section of the Gloeobacter violaceus PCC 7421 genome encodes:
- the rpmH gene encoding 50S ribosomal protein L34: protein MKRTLGGTTRKRQKTSGFRARMRTASGRRVLSARRRRGRHRLAV, encoded by the coding sequence ATGAAAAGAACGCTGGGTGGCACCACCCGCAAGCGCCAGAAGACTTCCGGCTTCCGGGCGCGCATGCGGACGGCAAGCGGACGGCGCGTGCTGTCGGCCCGTCGCCGCAGAGGTCGCCATCGCCTGGCCGTCTAG
- the rnpA gene encoding ribonuclease P protein component, with amino-acid sequence MLPGEHRLRARRDFELVHRRAKRYTSSHLQLLVLKAAPAPTRIGITTSRKVGNAVRRNRYRRLIRESLRRVLLKLASGYKIVIVVRPQPEGAFVPSYGEICEQVNRLLVLAGLLPSGTNTRDAD; translated from the coding sequence TTGCTGCCCGGCGAGCACCGCCTGCGCGCCCGGCGCGACTTCGAATTGGTGCATCGTCGCGCCAAACGCTATACGAGTAGCCATCTGCAATTGCTGGTGCTGAAGGCCGCTCCTGCCCCAACCCGGATTGGCATTACCACCAGCCGCAAAGTCGGCAACGCCGTGCGCCGCAACCGCTACCGGCGACTGATTCGCGAATCTTTGCGCCGGGTGCTTCTGAAACTGGCGTCTGGATACAAAATTGTAATAGTGGTCCGCCCCCAGCCGGAGGGTGCCTTCGTGCCGTCCTACGGGGAGATATGCGAGCAGGTCAATCGTCTGCTTGTCCTTGCAGGGCTACTGCCGAGCGGAACCAATACGCGGGATGCCGATTAG
- the dnaA gene encoding chromosomal replication initiator protein DnaA, which yields METLWDGILSHLKGRLSRPTFETWIKPATAQQFEQDCLIIRTPNPFARSWLQQHYAGAIAQAGEQVIGRPIQVDFIVSEQSEEALKPVIEREPAPAAPPANVASLNSKYTFSRFVVGANNRMAHVAALAVAEMPGCNYNPLFLCGGVGLGKTHLMQAIGHYRLDIDTRTKIAYVSTERFANELIEAIRRDAMQTFREHYRRVDLLMIDDIQFIEGKEYTQEEFFHTFNALYESGKQIVIASDRPPQLIPRLQERLSSRFSMGLITDIQQPDIETRMAILQKKAEYENMFVPQDVIHHIASAYTTNIRELEGALIRAVAYVSISGLPMTVETISPILSPPRTRGEITDEAILELVCDELKVSAEDMRSDSRRRDISQARQLCMYLLRKYTDLSLPKIGQALGGKDHTTVLYAIDKIEQSKIRDPEVQRLLQRLGNRLEADARH from the coding sequence GTGGAAACGCTCTGGGATGGTATCCTAAGTCACCTGAAGGGCCGGCTCAGCCGTCCCACCTTTGAAACATGGATAAAGCCGGCAACGGCCCAACAATTCGAGCAAGACTGTCTGATCATTCGCACGCCGAACCCTTTTGCACGCAGTTGGTTACAACAGCATTACGCCGGCGCGATTGCCCAGGCAGGTGAACAGGTAATCGGCCGACCCATTCAAGTTGATTTCATCGTTTCCGAGCAGTCCGAGGAGGCGTTAAAGCCTGTCATAGAGCGAGAGCCTGCCCCGGCTGCTCCGCCTGCCAATGTCGCTTCGCTCAATTCCAAATACACTTTTTCGCGCTTCGTGGTTGGGGCGAACAATCGCATGGCCCACGTGGCGGCTCTTGCCGTGGCGGAGATGCCGGGTTGCAACTATAACCCCCTGTTTTTGTGCGGTGGCGTTGGATTGGGGAAAACCCACTTGATGCAGGCAATTGGTCATTATCGGCTCGATATCGATACAAGGACCAAAATTGCTTATGTCAGTACCGAAAGATTCGCCAATGAACTTATCGAAGCTATCCGGCGCGATGCAATGCAAACCTTTCGCGAGCATTATCGCCGCGTCGATCTGTTGATGATCGACGATATTCAGTTCATCGAAGGCAAAGAGTACACCCAGGAAGAGTTTTTCCACACCTTCAACGCCCTCTACGAGTCGGGCAAGCAGATAGTGATCGCCTCCGATCGCCCTCCCCAGCTGATCCCGCGTCTGCAGGAGCGTTTGTCTTCTCGCTTTTCGATGGGACTGATTACGGACATTCAGCAGCCCGATATCGAGACGCGCATGGCGATCCTTCAAAAAAAGGCCGAGTACGAGAACATGTTCGTTCCGCAGGATGTCATCCACCACATCGCCTCCGCCTACACCACCAACATTCGCGAACTGGAGGGGGCGCTCATCCGGGCGGTTGCCTACGTGTCGATTTCGGGGCTGCCGATGACCGTCGAGACGATTAGTCCAATTCTCTCGCCACCGCGCACCCGCGGCGAAATCACCGACGAAGCGATCCTCGAACTGGTCTGCGACGAACTGAAGGTGAGCGCCGAGGACATGCGCAGCGACTCCCGCCGCCGGGATATTTCCCAGGCGCGGCAGCTGTGCATGTATCTGCTCAGAAAGTACACCGATTTGAGCCTGCCCAAGATCGGCCAGGCCCTGGGCGGCAAGGACCATACCACCGTTCTGTACGCCATCGACAAAATTGAGCAATCGAAGATCCGCGACCCCGAGGTGCAGCGCCTCCTGCAGAGGCTGGGCAACCGCCTGGAGGCGGACGCCCGCCACTAG
- a CDS encoding YgfZ/GcvT domain-containing protein produces MSLEGYFLSDRELLSVRGKDAADYLQRVLTCNLKTLQPGKFIPGALLTGQGKLVAFFDLYQQADGGYTLAVPSGCAEALAARLERYVFSEDVVLEPREAIVLELLSSAPPFEPIPEPGRYRDFALDGLPARLSTLAPGHYRLELVRMPSEFAPAPLEAERFEAWRIEQGLPAWDKELNDNLIPLNLGIDGAISHDKGCYTGQEVISRATFVGHPAQELVGLLAEEPLEAGTELTLEGDYVGVVTSTGYSETKKAHIALARTRWQKAKPSGRVQAGEREVAVVALPFAP; encoded by the coding sequence ATGTCTCTCGAAGGCTATTTTCTAAGTGATCGTGAGCTACTGAGCGTCCGGGGCAAGGACGCCGCCGACTACCTGCAGCGGGTGCTCACCTGCAACCTTAAGACCCTGCAGCCGGGAAAATTCATCCCCGGGGCACTACTGACTGGACAGGGCAAACTCGTCGCCTTTTTTGATCTGTATCAGCAAGCGGACGGCGGTTACACCCTCGCGGTGCCGTCGGGCTGCGCCGAGGCGCTCGCGGCGCGCCTGGAGCGCTATGTCTTCAGCGAGGATGTGGTATTAGAGCCGCGCGAAGCGATCGTCCTCGAATTGCTCAGCTCGGCACCACCGTTCGAGCCGATCCCTGAACCCGGCCGATACCGCGACTTTGCACTGGACGGGCTGCCCGCCCGCCTGAGCACCCTGGCACCGGGTCACTACCGGCTGGAACTCGTGCGGATGCCCTCCGAGTTTGCGCCGGCACCCCTGGAGGCGGAGCGCTTCGAGGCCTGGCGCATCGAGCAGGGCCTTCCCGCCTGGGACAAAGAACTCAACGACAATCTGATCCCGCTCAATCTGGGCATCGACGGCGCCATCTCCCACGACAAAGGCTGCTACACAGGCCAGGAAGTGATCTCACGGGCCACCTTCGTGGGCCACCCCGCCCAGGAGCTGGTCGGACTGCTGGCCGAAGAACCGCTGGAAGCTGGAACCGAGCTGACCCTGGAGGGCGATTACGTGGGCGTGGTGACCAGCACCGGTTATAGCGAGACAAAAAAGGCGCACATTGCCCTCGCCCGAACCCGCTGGCAGAAAGCCAAACCGAGCGGGCGTGTGCAGGCGGGGGAGCGGGAAGTTGCCGTCGTCGCTTTGCCGTTTGCACCGTAG